In Papaver somniferum cultivar HN1 chromosome 1, ASM357369v1, whole genome shotgun sequence, a genomic segment contains:
- the LOC113361774 gene encoding uncharacterized protein LOC113361774 has product MVWDRFPGLGLEFWNEKILFTICKEIGTPLKIDNATSRCEVGYYANVLVEVDFSQHIPSKAWIETKYGGFFQDVLIPDFPKFCSSCKIVGHLNSECKFKKNTEQEKHVESVPKNYQRREPQVPFDICNPDIPEDSVVDSIKDVVQTNSSNVEIISQGSKFSSLENVPQEEVLEEVIMESPKIVKVVEANTLNNSTVKFINGTNGTVEEVPIQVTSWATVVEKEIVTSTSTSTSVSVKAHKSPNAPSNVSGQIPQNNKYNFRKQPGKGGTKDPHLKQ; this is encoded by the coding sequence ATGGTATGGGATAGATTTCCTGGTTTGGGATTGGAATTCTGGAATGAAAAAATTTTGTTTACAATATGTAAGGAAATTGGAACTCCACTCAAGATTGATAATGCTACATCTAGATGTGAGGTAGGATATTATGCAAATGTTTTGGTTGAGGTTGATTTCTCTCAGCATATTCCTAGTAAAGCGTGGATTGAGACCAAATATGGAGGCTTCTTTCAGGATGTGCTGATTCcagattttccaaaattttgctcctCATGTAAGATTGTGGGACATTTGAACTCTGAATGCAAATTTAAGAAAAACACAGAACAAGAAAAACATGTAGAAAGTGTTCCTAAAAATTATCAAAGAAGGGAGCCACAAGTACCTTTTGATATTTGTAACCCTGACATACCTGAAGATTCAGTAGTAGATTCAATTAAGGATGTTGTTCAAACCAATTCTTCAAATGTGGAAATTATTTCACAAGGAAGCAAATTCAGTTCTCTAGAAAATGTTCCTCAAGAAGAGGTACTTGAAGAGGTAATTATGGAATCTCCTAAGATTGTGAAAGTTGTTGAAGCAAATACCTTGAATAATAGTACTGTAAAATTTATTAATGGAACAAATGGTACAGTTGAAGAGGTTCCAATACAAGTTACTTCTTGGGCTACAGTAGTTGAGAAGGAAATAGTTACATCTACTTCAACTAGTACTTCTGTTTCAGTTAAAGCTCATAAAAGTCCTAATGCTCCTTCAAATGTAAGTGGTCAGATTCCACAAAACAATAAGTATAATTTTAGAAAACAGCCTGGTAAAGGGGGAACTAAGGATCCCCATCTTAAACAATGA